In a single window of the Elaeis guineensis isolate ETL-2024a chromosome 4, EG11, whole genome shotgun sequence genome:
- the LOC105036240 gene encoding uncharacterized protein has protein sequence MDLPSDCSSGTSTFQPVMQRRILACQQDRRRLKHLIFDLEDRLADTDKHLEEIKAEARTSNRELWKCIKDKVDTAWKCAKMKIYLERVFGAQEIQKLWGSDEPLMIDSKDPGAHSTDTFAKAEHLLKNQDSMEMNLKIDEGEVKLFLEGNKSYTEVVESSKMPPGI, from the exons ATGGATCTCCCTTCAGATTGCTCCTCCGGCACCTCCACCTTCCAGCCGGTCATGCAACGGAGGATCCTCGCCTGCCAGCAAGATCGCAGGCGCCTTAAGCATCTCATCTTTGATCTCGAAGACCGCCTCGCTGACACCGACAAACACCTCGAAGAAATCAAG GCTGAAGCAAGAACGAGCAACAGGGAGTTGTGGAAGTGTATCAAGGACAAGGTGGACACGGCTTGGAAGTGCGCCAAGATGAAGATTTATCTGGAGAGAGTTTTCGGGGCGCAAGAAATCCAGAAATTATGGGGCTCCGATGAGCCCTTGATGATCGACAGTAAAGATCCTGGAGCACAC TCTACAGATACATTTGCTAAGGCTGAACACTTGCTAAAGAACCAGGACAGCATGGAAATGAACCTTAAGATAGATGAAGGGGAG GTCAAGCTATTCCTTGAAGGAAATAAGAGCTATACTGAGGTAGTTGAGTCTAGCAAGATGCCACCAGGTATCTGA